A genomic window from Triticum urartu cultivar G1812 chromosome 7, Tu2.1, whole genome shotgun sequence includes:
- the LOC125523687 gene encoding 26.2 kDa heat shock protein, mitochondrial-like has translation MASAVACKGAAPVIPLKSGAPVTFCPLRSPAVTTDHRPYNTQVKEASRYDDNNDYSGRDLVIPSFFSQDVIDPLSAPTSIARLLSLMEDVATRTGGLSSIAGAGASRLRRWVAKEDDDTVYLKVPMPGLTKEHVEVRADKNILVIKGEGEKQPWDSDDDSAVPRYNRRIEVPAADAYKMDKIKAEMKNGVLWVTLLKVEEERKDVFHVKVE, from the exons ATGGCTTCCGCCGTCGCTTGCAAGGGTGCCGCGCCGGTCATCCCCCTCAAGTCCGGTGCTCCCGTGACCTTCTGCCCGCTCCGCTCCCCCGCCGTCACCACCGACCACCGCCCGTACAACACCCAGGTCAAGGAGGCCAGCCGCTACGATGACAACAACGACTACAGCGGCCGCGACCTCGTCATCCCCAGCTTCTTCTCGCAGG ACGTGATCGACCCACTCAGCGCGCCGACCAGCATAGCCCGTCTGCTGTCTCTCATGGAGGACGTCGCAACTCGGACCGGCGGCCTCTCCTCCATTGCTGGTGCTGGGGCGTCGCGGCTCCGACGGTGGGTGGCCAAGGAGGACGACGACACGGTGTACCTCAAGGTGCCGATGCCGGGGCTGACCAAGGAGCATGTGGAGGTGCGCGCGGACAAGAACATCCTGGTGATCAAGGGCGAGGGCGAGAAGCAGCCCTGGGACAGCGACGACGACTCCGCGGTGCCGAGGTACAACCGCCGCATCGAGGTGCCCGCCGCTGATGCGTACAAGATGGACAAGATCAAGGCCGAGATGAAGAATGGCGTGCTCTGGGTCACCCTGCTCAAGGTCGAGGAGGAGCGCAAGGACGTCTTCCATGTCAAGGTCGAGTAG